The Hyperolius riggenbachi isolate aHypRig1 chromosome 3, aHypRig1.pri, whole genome shotgun sequence genome window below encodes:
- the LOC137561281 gene encoding beta-1,3-galactosyl-O-glycosyl-glycoprotein beta-1,6-N-acetylglucosaminyltransferase 3-like, whose amino-acid sequence MSLCEFRKYRCHQPQKLLILTMLCIVATVVVNYASDSCTLKDIQHNTDTARDHTCRDQFYELLSLRPNKQGELNCSQIIHGDSEAIKKALEINALTKKSRFHLNEQMFLNITRDCNYFKEFRRYVTIPMSKEEDDFPIAYSMVIHEKIEMFERLLRSIYAPQNIYCIHVDGSSSALFKEAVKAITSCFENVFVASKLEQVVYASWSRVQADFNCMEDLLKSNVQWKYLLNTCGTDFPLKTNAEIVRALLTLNGRNSMESERPSSGKQQRWKYHHEVSDHISRTSTEKVPPPIDSPMFTGNAYFVVSTDFVKYLYGEPRLQKFIDWAKDTYSPDEHLWATLNRMPGVPGSSPHNNKYDQTDMTAMARMVKWSYSEGNITNGAAYPICTGTHRRAVCVYGVGDLSWLIKQHHLFANKFDPEVDNIAIHCMEDYLRYKTFYRKDL is encoded by the coding sequence atgtctttgtgcGAATTCAGGAAATACAGATGCCACCAACCTCAAAAGCTTTTGATCTTGACAATGCTATGTATCGTTGCCACTGTCGTAGTTAATTATGCATCTGATTCTTGCACCTTGAAAGACATCCAGCAtaacacagacactgccagggaccaTACCTGCAGGGATCAATTTTATGAACTCCTGAGTCTGAGACCGAACAAACAAGGTGAGCTTAATTGTTCCCAGATTATTCACGGTGATAGTGAAGCTATTAAAAAGGCACTGGAAATAAATGCTCTGACAAAGAAGAGCCGTTTTCATTTAAATGAGCAAATGTTTTTAAATATAACTAGAGACTGCAACTATTTTAAAGAGTTTAGAAGATATGTCACTATTCCTATGAGCAAAGAAGAAGATGACTTTCCTATCGCTTATTCCATGGTTATTCATGAAAAAATTGAGATGTTTGAACGGCTTTTAAGATCAATTTATGCTCCTCAGAACATCTATTGTATCCATGTGGATGGAAGCTCCTCTGCGCTGTTTAAAGAGGCAGTGAAAGCCATCACTTCATGCTTTGAGAATGTCTTTGTGGCATCTAAACTAGAACAAGTGGTCTATGCTTCTTGGTCAAGAGTCCAGGCTGATTTCAACTGCATGGAAGATCTGCTTAAAAGTAACGTACAATGGAAATATCTTTTAAATACCTGTGGAACAGACTTTCCACTGAAGACTAATGCTGAGATTGTACGTGCTCTTTTAACATTGAATGGAAGAAATTCCATGGAATCTGAGAGGCCATCATCAGGCAAACAGCAGCGTTGGAAATATCACCATGAAGTAAGTGATCACATCTCAAGGACTAGTACAGAAAAAGTGCCACCACCAATTGATTCACCAATGTTTACTGGAAATGCCTACTTTGTAGTATCCACAGACTTTGTAAAATACCTTTATGGAGAACCAAGACTTCAAAAATTTATAGACTGGGCCAAAGACACTTACAGTCCTGATGAACATCTTTGGGCTACACTGAACAGAATGCCTGGTGTTCCAGGTTCTTCTCCCCACAATAATAAGTATGACCAAACAGATATGACTGCAATGGCAAGAATGGTAAAATGGTCATACAGTGAAGGGAATATAACTAACGGAGCTGCCTATCCTATTTGCACTGGAACTCATAGGAGAGCTGTATGTGTCTATGGTGTCGGAGATCTAAGCTGGTTAATTAAACAGCATCATTTGTTTGCCAACAAATTTGATCCAGAGGTAGACAACATTGCTATACACTGTATGGAAGACTATCTAAGATATAAAACCTTTTACAGGAAAGACTTATAA